One stretch of Banduia mediterranea DNA includes these proteins:
- the rph gene encoding ribonuclease PH, translated as MTRHSGRSADQLRPVSFVRGFTEHAEGSVLVSFGGTRVLCNATVEERVPGWRRDSGAGWLTAEYGMLPRATHGRSRREAAQGKQSGRTLEIQRLIGRSLRACVDLEALAGCTITIDCDVLQADGGTRTASITGGYVALVDALAKLRKQRKLKKEPLFGQIAAVSVGIVNGAPVLDLDYVEDSSAETDLNVVMNEAGGFVEVQGTAEGHAFRRDELDSMLGLASKGISELIAAQRAALEG; from the coding sequence ATGACCCGACACTCCGGCCGTAGCGCCGACCAGCTTCGCCCTGTCTCTTTCGTTCGCGGTTTTACCGAACACGCGGAAGGCTCCGTGCTCGTGAGCTTCGGCGGCACGCGGGTCCTGTGCAACGCCACGGTGGAGGAGCGCGTGCCGGGTTGGCGTCGCGATTCCGGTGCGGGCTGGCTGACGGCCGAGTACGGCATGTTGCCGCGGGCCACCCACGGCCGCAGCCGTCGCGAAGCGGCCCAGGGCAAGCAGAGCGGCCGTACGCTGGAAATCCAGCGCCTGATCGGCCGCAGCCTGCGCGCCTGCGTGGACCTCGAAGCGCTCGCCGGCTGCACCATCACCATCGACTGCGATGTACTGCAGGCCGACGGCGGCACCCGCACCGCAAGCATCACCGGCGGCTATGTCGCCCTGGTGGACGCGCTCGCCAAATTGCGCAAGCAGCGCAAGCTCAAGAAGGAACCGCTGTTCGGACAGATCGCCGCGGTGTCGGTCGGTATTGTCAACGGCGCGCCGGTGCTCGACCTGGATTATGTGGAGGACTCCAGCGCCGAGACCGATCTCAACGTCGTCATGAACGAAGCCGGTGGCTTCGTCGAGGTGCAGGGCACGGCGGAAGGCCACGCCTTCCGTCGTGACGAACTGGATTCGATGCTGGGGCTGGCGTCCAAGGGCATTTCCGAGCTGATCGCCGCGCAGCGGGCCGCGCTCGAAGGCTGA
- the rdgB gene encoding RdgB/HAM1 family non-canonical purine NTP pyrophosphatase, with protein sequence MQALLSPLGWRVRAVSEFSDEEPEESAVSFVENALIKARHAAATSGLPAIADDSGLEVAALGGAPGVRSARYAGVHGDDQANNQKLIESLAAIQGADRSARFVSLMVYLRHPDDPTPIVAEGAWRGRILEAPQGDSGFGYDPLFYVPETACSAAELAPEIKNAISHRGRAAALLQQRLHEC encoded by the coding sequence ATGCAGGCGCTGCTGTCGCCGCTCGGCTGGCGGGTGCGCGCGGTATCCGAATTCAGCGACGAAGAGCCCGAGGAAAGCGCGGTGAGTTTCGTCGAAAATGCGCTGATCAAGGCACGCCATGCCGCCGCAACGTCCGGATTGCCGGCGATCGCGGACGATTCGGGGCTGGAAGTGGCGGCGCTCGGCGGCGCACCGGGCGTGCGCTCGGCACGCTACGCCGGCGTGCATGGCGACGATCAGGCCAACAACCAAAAGCTGATCGAATCGCTGGCGGCGATTCAAGGCGCGGATCGTTCCGCGCGTTTCGTATCGCTGATGGTCTATTTGAGGCACCCCGACGACCCCACACCGATCGTGGCCGAAGGCGCCTGGCGGGGCCGGATACTCGAAGCGCCGCAAGGCGACTCCGGATTCGGCTACGACCCGCTGTTCTACGTGCCGGAGACCGCGTGCAGTGCTGCCGAACTGGCGCCGGAGATCAAGAACGCGATCTCGCATCGCGGCCGCGCCGCGGCACTGCTGCAGCAGCGTCTGCACGAGTGCTGA
- the hemW gene encoding radical SAM family heme chaperone HemW, whose product MLSRDAQPLALYVHFPWCVRKCPYCDFNSHPLRGEVPETAYVDALIRDLDFELRSFDTALAARGLGSIFMGGGTPSLFSDAAIARLLDAVAARLPMAPDIEVTLEANPGTVDESHFRGYRAAGVNRLSIGVQSMDDAQLRVLGRIHGRDDALRAVDIARRAGFDNLNLDLMFALSRQTPEAAETDLRALIALAPEHVSYYHLTLEPNTAFAAAPPPLPDDDVAWAIHTAGQALLAEAGYAQYEVSAYAKPNRRARHNLSYWTFGDYLGIGAGAHGKIGTGVSGIRRRARHKLPRLFLAGAGSAAALQSDSVVESADLPFEFMMNVLRLHEGFAPQAFVDATGLALDSIEIPLVRAQTLGLIERTPQRIRPSARGRDHLNSLIELFLPDA is encoded by the coding sequence GTGCTGAGCCGGGACGCGCAGCCTTTGGCGCTGTACGTCCACTTCCCGTGGTGCGTGCGCAAATGCCCGTACTGCGATTTCAACTCGCACCCGCTGCGCGGCGAGGTGCCCGAAACCGCCTATGTCGATGCCTTGATCCGCGATCTTGATTTCGAGTTGCGCAGTTTCGATACGGCGCTGGCGGCGCGCGGTCTCGGCTCGATTTTCATGGGTGGCGGCACACCCAGCCTGTTTTCCGACGCGGCGATCGCGCGCCTGCTCGATGCGGTGGCGGCGCGCCTGCCGATGGCGCCGGACATCGAGGTCACACTGGAAGCCAATCCCGGCACGGTTGACGAATCGCATTTCCGCGGCTATCGCGCTGCTGGCGTCAATCGCCTGTCGATCGGCGTGCAGTCGATGGACGATGCGCAGCTGCGTGTGCTGGGCCGCATCCACGGCCGCGACGATGCGCTTCGTGCCGTGGACATCGCCCGTCGCGCCGGATTCGACAATCTCAATCTGGACCTGATGTTCGCCTTGTCGCGGCAGACGCCCGAGGCCGCCGAGACGGATCTGCGCGCCCTGATCGCGCTGGCACCCGAGCACGTGTCGTACTACCACCTGACGCTGGAACCCAATACCGCCTTCGCCGCTGCGCCACCGCCGTTGCCGGACGATGACGTGGCCTGGGCAATTCATACCGCGGGTCAGGCGCTGCTGGCCGAGGCCGGCTATGCACAGTACGAGGTCTCGGCCTACGCCAAGCCGAATCGCCGCGCGCGCCACAATCTCAGTTACTGGACATTCGGCGACTATCTGGGCATTGGCGCCGGCGCGCACGGCAAGATCGGAACCGGCGTCTCCGGAATCCGTCGGCGCGCGCGCCACAAGTTGCCGAGACTGTTTCTGGCCGGCGCCGGCAGCGCCGCGGCCTTACAGAGCGACAGCGTGGTCGAGTCAGCCGATCTGCCGTTCGAATTCATGATGAATGTGCTGCGCCTGCATGAGGGTTTTGCGCCGCAGGCCTTCGTCGACGCGACCGGTCTGGCGCTGGACAGCATCGAAATCCCGCTCGTCAGGGCGCAGACTCTGGGACTGATCGAACGCACGCCGCAGCGGATCAGACCCAGTGCGCGCGGCCGTGACCATCTCAACAGCCTGATCGAACTGTTTCTGCCCGATGCTTGA
- a CDS encoding CPXCG motif-containing cysteine-rich protein has protein sequence MLEDAEIQCPYCWETIVLELDLSAGAQTYTEDCSVCCRPILVRLETDGEAFSVHIQAEGE, from the coding sequence ATGCTTGAAGACGCCGAAATCCAATGCCCCTACTGTTGGGAAACCATCGTGCTGGAACTCGATCTTTCGGCGGGCGCGCAGACCTATACCGAGGACTGCTCGGTGTGTTGCCGGCCGATACTGGTTCGGCTGGAAACCGATGGTGAGGCCTTTTCCGTGCACATCCAGGCCGAGGGCGAGTAG
- a CDS encoding type B 50S ribosomal protein L31, whose translation MKADIHPKYDYVVFQDMSSDYMLLTRSTMSSRETIKWEDGKEYPLIKMEVSSASHPFYTGKQKILDTAGRVDKFRRRYAKS comes from the coding sequence ATGAAAGCCGATATCCATCCAAAGTACGACTACGTGGTCTTCCAGGACATGTCCAGCGACTACATGCTGTTGACGCGTTCCACCATGTCGAGCCGCGAAACCATCAAGTGGGAAGACGGCAAGGAATACCCGCTGATCAAGATGGAAGTCTCCAGCGCTTCGCATCCGTTCTACACGGGCAAGCAGAAGATCCTCGACACCGCCGGCCGCGTCGACAAGTTCCGTCGTCGCTACGCGAAGTCCTGA